The DNA region GCGAGTTCATCGATGAGGACGATCTGCGGCTTGCGGGCGAGGATGGAGTCGAGGTCCATCTCCTCGAAGACGACACCCTTGTAGTCGATCTTCTTTCGGGGCACGGTTTCGAGCTGCGCGGCAAGCTCGGCGGTGCGCGGGCGGCCGTGGCTTTCGACGACGCCGATGACGATGTCTTCGCCGCGTTCGTGGCGGCGGATCGCCTCTGAGAGCATGTTGTACGTCTTGCCCACGCCGGGCGCGTAGCCGAGGAAGAGCTTGAAGGTCCCGCGAGTTTTTTCCGGCGCAACCGACTCGAGCCACTCCTCGGGAGTCTTTGCTGGGGCGGTGATGTTTTCACGTGTTGGCATAAGATGGTCTTCGTGCGTCGATCGGTTCAGTGGTCCCTGATGCGGTATAGCGTTTCGACGGCGGCCGTCGCTGTCATTGTAGCCGTGTACTTTCGCTGGCCGCACGTCAACGAGTTGACGGTGGCCTTCACGCTGCTGATCGTGATTCTTCTGGTCTCGGCGAACTGGGGTCTGCGACATGCGGTGTATCTGTCGTTCCTGTGCTCGGCAGCATTCAATTTCTTCTTTCTGCCTCCGGTGCTGACGTTTACGATCCGCGATGGACGCAACTGGGTGGCGCTGGGAACGTTCCTGGTCACGGGCATCGTCGCCAGCCAGCTTGCGGAGCGCGCGCGACGTCAGGCGAAGATCGCCCAGCGGCGGCAGCGCGAGGCTGAGCGGCTGTACGAGTTCAGCCAGCAGATGATGGTGACGGGAAATGTGATCGACCTGGTAGGTGCGCTGCCAGCGATGATCGCGGGCGCGCTCAGCCTTGCGGGTGCGGCGGTCTATCTGCGCGAAAGGGACAGGGTGTACCGGTCGAGCCCGAACTACATGGATGTCTCGGCCGCGGAGCTGCGGGACACTGCCTTCTCGCGTGACCATCGCCGAGAAGAGGCACGCGACGTGACGCTGGTGCCGATCCTTCTGGGCACGCGGCCCATCGGCGCCATTGGAGTGACCGGTGCGCGCGTGTCCTCCGAGGCGCTGGACGCGGTGTGCGGCCTGGCTGCGGTTGCGATTGAGCGCGCGGGCGCGGTGGAGACGCTGACGAAGCTCGAGGCCGCGCGCGAAAGCGAACGGCTGCGCAACGCGCTGCTGGACTCTGTCGCGCATGAGCTGCGCACGCCGCTGACCTCGATTACGGCGGCGATTACGAGTCTTCAGTCGGACCCGCTCAACGAAGCGCAGCGCGACGAGATGATGGAGGTGATTGAAGAGGAGGCGGCGCGGCTGGACCGTCTGGTAGGTCAGGCGATGGAGATGGCCGAGCTGGATGCCCACGAGTTTGCCCTTGACCTGCGGCCGCATACGATGCGCGAGGCGGTGGATATTGCGATGGAGGCCGTCGGCGCTGCGCTGAAGACGCACCCTGTCGACGTGAGGATCGCGGATTCGCTGCCAGTCGTTGAGATGGACCTCGACCGCATCGTGAAGGTGCTGCAACATTTGCTGGAGAATGCGGCGAAGTATTCGCCCGAGGGCAGCCCAGTTTTTGTGAGCGCGGAGATATCGAAGAACAGACTCTGTACGAGCGTGGCGGACCGCGGCGTTGGTGTCGACGACTTCGAGCGGATGATGATCTTCGACAAGTTCTATCGCGGCCAGGGTCAGCGTTACCGTGTCAAGGGAACGGGAATGGGGCTTGCAATCGCAAAGGCGATTGTCGAAGCGCATGGCGGTACGATTGAGGTGACGAGCCAGCCGGAGCAGGGCTCGGTGTTTACGTTTTGCCTGCCGTTGCAGAAGGCCATTCTTTAGCAACGCGTTTCAACGAGAGGGAGACGATGGCAAGAGACAAGGCGCTTGAAGCATTGTTGGATGACGAGTTGGGTGGCCGTCTGGAGATTACACAGAAGGCGATGTTTGGCGGCCTGGCGTGGTTGTGGAACGGCAACCTGCTCTGCGCGGCGCGCAAGGGCGGCGGGATGCTGGTGCGGCTGGGCAAGGGCAACGACGCATGGGCGCTTGCGATCGAAGGCGTCGTGCCGATGGTCATGAACGGAAGGCCGATGAGCGGATGGGTGAGAGCGTCCGCCGAAGTTTATGCAAGCGATGCCATGCGCAAGCGGCTGTTGAAGGCGGCACTGGAGTTCGTGAAGACGCTGCCGGTGAAGGGCTAGCGCTATTTTTCGGTGTCCAGCGGCTTGCGGGCGAAGTAGTAGAGCGAGTAGGCAAGCAGAGCGAACATGACGACCGAGACCCAGTCGTGGTGGAGGAAATTGGTCTCGGGGAAGCGGTTGAACTGCCAGTGACCACCTCGTTGCTCCGAAATTCCCTCAATGGCTTTGATGGCCACGCCAATGAGGCCGACAATTCCTCCGGCGGCGATGAGGCCGGAGGCGAAGAGCGAGCCGGAGGAGATCTCGGATTCGACCTCAGGACTGCGTAGAGTGATGTTGTTGGGCAAGCCGGTGGATTTGTTGAAATGCTCAGGGTTCTCGGGGTCAAAGCCGGGGAAAGGGATCATTTCGGGATGTGCCTCGAGGAAATCGTGTGGAACCCCAAACACCAGAGGGCCATTTGTGGTTCGAGCGATGACGATCCGTTCGCCGGGCAGATTTTTTAGCCATTCGTCACGGGTAGCGATCCATCGTTCGATGAAGACGGCGTGTTCTGCTGCGGCTTCCTTTTCCCGCTGTTTTTCCATGGCGCGGTCGACCATCCAGCGCATCACTCCGCCGACGAAGATGGCCAGCGTGGTGCCTATGGAGAGATACGCTCCCACGGCTA from Acidobacteriota bacterium includes:
- a CDS encoding TfoX/Sxy family protein, whose translation is MARDKALEALLDDELGGRLEITQKAMFGGLAWLWNGNLLCAARKGGGMLVRLGKGNDAWALAIEGVVPMVMNGRPMSGWVRASAEVYASDAMRKRLLKAALEFVKTLPVKG
- a CDS encoding DUF4118 domain-containing protein, with amino-acid sequence MRRSVQWSLMRYSVSTAAVAVIVAVYFRWPHVNELTVAFTLLIVILLVSANWGLRHAVYLSFLCSAAFNFFFLPPVLTFTIRDGRNWVALGTFLVTGIVASQLAERARRQAKIAQRRQREAERLYEFSQQMMVTGNVIDLVGALPAMIAGALSLAGAAVYLRERDRVYRSSPNYMDVSAAELRDTAFSRDHRREEARDVTLVPILLGTRPIGAIGVTGARVSSEALDAVCGLAAVAIERAGAVETLTKLEAARESERLRNALLDSVAHELRTPLTSITAAITSLQSDPLNEAQRDEMMEVIEEEAARLDRLVGQAMEMAELDAHEFALDLRPHTMREAVDIAMEAVGAALKTHPVDVRIADSLPVVEMDLDRIVKVLQHLLENAAKYSPEGSPVFVSAEISKNRLCTSVADRGVGVDDFERMMIFDKFYRGQGQRYRVKGTGMGLAIAKAIVEAHGGTIEVTSQPEQGSVFTFCLPLQKAIL